A part of Ziziphus jujuba cultivar Dongzao chromosome 8, ASM3175591v1 genomic DNA contains:
- the LOC107414127 gene encoding MDIS1-interacting receptor like kinase 2, whose amino-acid sequence MIPIFSLQECVSLAMVVAWVVLLSFCKADPASNREAAALLKWKDSLPNQSVFNSWVSPIHTNNPTPLSPCRWYGITCNNAGKVNQIDLPGKGINGTLENFDFSSFPNLVRLDLQRNNFGGSIPYNIGMVSKLQLLDLSTNSLDGSLPLSLANLTLLSKLDVSRNQITGVLDSRLFPGESSTQPKIGLLSLKYLLLQDTQLGGKIPQEIGNLKFLVTLVLDKNHFNGPIPPSFGNLSHLQILNLGNNQLSGNIPSTLATLRNLTDLRLLANNLSGIVPNELGKFSSLTALRLEDNNFTGRLPPQVCRGGKLVNFTAESNMFTGPIPISLRYCPTLYRLGLQQNQLTGHIDEDLGVYPNLTYILLSFNKLRGELSPKWGECRSLALLSIAGNMISGKIPNEIVQLDQLEKLDLSSNKLSGEIPPQIGNLSKLAFLSLQDNQLSGRIPERIGSLSNLESLDLSTNMLSGSIPSQITNCHKLRTLSLSKNKLSGTIPDEIGNLSNSLHDLLDLSYNSLSGEIPEELGMLSGLEKLNLSHNNLTGPIPDLLRSMGSLTYIDLSNNFLEGPLPDLKEYRTSPPPEASSSGINLYGNITAMRSCTETRSGERYTRKDKLLIFVVICPLSILMLLSFICIGFLAFRMRKKYKSINSLPFSLRYVRSKISYEDILEGTQNFDDLNCIGEGGFGKVYRAYVPGHDLLAVKKLSYESEMENAKHVEKEVAILKQIKHPNIVKLFAFCSREIHKFLVCEYMERGSLANMLKSEYTAKALDWGKRIQVVKGVANALCYMHHDFVPHMIHRDITSKNVLLDSKFEAHVSDFGTARILNPDSSNRTIVAGTYGYLAPELAYTMVVTEKCDVYSFGVLALEVLMGKHPGELIFSLHYSSSVESMHHKDVLDPRLPPPATQDVDDKLDLIMRVAISCLSPNPDARPTMRTASELLEKGGT is encoded by the exons atgattCCCATCTTCAGCTTACAAGAATGTGTCTCATTGGCAATGGTTGTTGCCTGGGTGGTTTTGCTATCTTTCTGCAAAGCCGATCCAGCATCAAACAGAGAAGCTGCGGCTCTACTCAAGTGGAAAGATAGCCTACCAAACCAATCAGTATTCAACTCTTGGGTCTCTCCGATACATACCAATAATCCTACTCCTCTAAGTCCATGTAGATGGTATGGAATAACCTGTAATAATGCAGGAAAAGTAAACCAAATAGACCTGCCAGGGAAAGGCATAAATGGAACCCtcgaaaactttgatttctcatccTTTCCAAACCTTGTCCGTCTTGATCTTCAAAGAAACAATTTTGGAGGCAGTATACCATACAACATTGGCATGGTTTCCAAGCTCCAATTGCTTGACCTTTCAACAAATTCACTCGATGGCTCTCTGCCTCTTTCCCTTGCAAATCTCACTCTGCTCTCTAAGCTTGATGTTTCCCGTAACCAAATAACAGGAGTACTAGACAGCCGTTTATTCCCAGGTGAGTCGTCAACCCAACCCAAAATTGGTCTTCTAAGTCTCAAATATCTACTACTCCAAGATACTCagcttggaggcaaaattcctCAAGAAATAGGAAACTTGAAATTCTTAGTCACTCTGGTTCTAGACAAAAATCATTTCAATGGTCCTATCCCTCCTTCTTTTGGTAATTTGAGCCACTTGCAAATTCTTAATCTCGGCAATAATCAACTTTCCGGGAATATCCCATCAACATTAGCAACTCTGAGAAACTTGACCGATTTGCGTCTGCTTGCTAACAATTTATCAGGTATTGTCCCTAATGAACTGGGAAAATTTTCGTCTTTGACTGCTCTGCGTCTGGAAGACAACAACTTCACTGGACGTTTACCTCCACAAGTTTGTAGAGGTGGAAAGCTTGTCAACTTCACTGCAGAATCCAACATGTTCACCGGTCCAATCCCGATAAGCCTAAGATACTGCCCAACTCTGTATCGGCTTGGGCTTCAACAAAACCAACTAACAGGGCATATAGACGAAGACCTTGGTGTGTATCCCAACCTTACTTATATCCTTCTGAGCTTCAACAAATTGCGAGGTGAGCTCTCACCAAAGTGGGGTGAATGTCGAAGCTTAGCGCTACTGAGTATTGCAGGTAATATGATTAGTGGAAAAATCCCAAATGAAATTGTCCAGTTGGACCAACTAGAGAAGCTTGATCTCTCTTCAAATAAATTGTCCGGTGAGATACCGCCACAGATCGGAAATTTATCCAAGTTAGCCTTCCTTAGCCTCCAAGATAACCAGCTTTCAGGCAGAATACCTGAGAGGATTGGATCATTATCTAACTTGGAGTCCTTGGACCTCTCAACGAACATGTTAAGTGGGTCGATTCCATCTCAAATAACCAACTGCCACAAGCTACGAACTTTGAGTTTGAGCAAGAATAAGCTGAGTGGTACAATCCCGGATGAGATTGGTAATCTGTCCAATTCCTTACATGATTTGCTAGATTTGAGTTACAACTCGCTTAGTGGAGAAATACCAGAAGAGCTTGGGATGCTTTCAGGGCTGGAGAAATTGAATCTCTCCCACAACAATCTCACTGGCCCAATCCCTGATTTACTCCGCAGCATGGGAAGCTTAACGTACATCGACCTCTCAAACAACTTTTTGGAAGGTCCTCTTCCTGATTTGAAAGAATATCGGACATCTCCACCGCCAGAGGCATCAAGCAGCGGCATAAATTTATACGGGAATATAACAGCTATGAGGTCTTGCACGGAAACGAGGTCGGGTGAGAGATATACTAGAAAAGACAAACTACTAATCTTTGTCGTCATCTGTCCTTTATCCATTTTGATGTTGCTTTCTTTCATATGTATTGGGTTTTTGGCATTTCGAATGCGGAAGAAATATAAATCGATAAATTCACTTCCATTTTCTCTAAGGTATGTTAGGAGCAAAATTTCGTACGAAGACATATTGGAAGGGACACAGAATTTTGATGACTTGAATTGCATTGGTGAGGGAGGGTTTGGGAAGGTATACAGAGCGTATGTTCCAGGTCATGATCTATTAGCAGTAAAGAAGCTGAGTTATGAGTCAGAGATGGAGAATGCAAAACATGTTGAGAAGGAAGTAGCAATTTTGAAACAAATCAAGCATCCAAACATTGTGAAACTCTTTGCATTCTGCTCTAGAGAGATTCATAAATTTTTGGTATGTGAGTACATGGAAAGGGGAAGTTTGGCAAATATGCTAAAAAGTGAGTACACTGCAAAAGCGCTAGATTGGGGGAAGAGGATTCAAGTAGTAAAAGGAGTAGCCAATGCTTTATGTTATATGCACCATGATTTTGTGCCTCATATGATTCATCGAGACATAACTAGCAAAAACGTTTTGTTGGACTCGAAATTTGAAGCTCATGTCTCAGATTTTGGCACAGCAAGGATTCTCAACCCTGATTCCTCAAATCGTACTATAGTTGCTGGCACCTATGGGTACCTTGCACCAG AGCTTGCTTACACCATGGTAGTGACAGAAAAATGTGATGTGTATAGCTTTGGTGTTCTGGCTCTTGAAGTTCTAATGGGAAAGCACCCTGGGGAGCTCATTTTCAGTCTACACTATTCATCTTCTGTTGAAAGCATGCACCATAAAGATGTATTGGATCCTCGTCTCCCACCCCCTGCAACTCAAGACGTTGACGATAAATTAGACTTGATTATGAGGGTTGCTATCTCATGTTTGTCTCCCAATCCAGATGCTCGTCCTACCATGAGAACTGCCTCTGAGCTACTTGAAAAAGGAGGCACTTGA
- the LOC107435940 gene encoding transcriptional elongation regulator MINIYO isoform X1: MEEEKKKQSSRRRDPKTSSSSQHEKKKVLGMNSFQISDGSLPQGENKKRIKEQLNHCISRIMVKIPAQLQGMLRHEIEEAQVEIMEKLNPALLKLLKKRGEEKLKQKKVSAPNISANREPENVQNEDANDAKSSPFSESSTTRRVAKITSDDSHDGLDNRGTWNSKPANSSLWKAWSERVEAIKDIRFSLDGAVTGSDLVQVPETGNITMRDFLRTEGDPGAAGYTIKEAVALTRSVIPGQRTLALQILLAVLDKALHNIQQGQVGCTARNVDNVYNSVDWEAVWAYALGPEPELVLSLRGLPLDLLH; this comes from the exons AtggaggaggagaagaagaaacagaGCAGCAGAAGAAGGGACCCTAAAACCTCTTCTTCATCACAGCATGAGAAGAAAAAGGTTTTGGGGATGAATTCGTTTCAGATAAGCGACGGAAGCCTTcctcaaggagaaaacaagaAAAGGATAAAAGAGCAATTGAACCACTGCATCTCCAGGATAATGGTAAAGATACCTGCCCAGTTGCAGGGAATGTTAAGACATGAGATTGAAGAGGCACAAGTTGAAATAATGGAGAAGTTGAACCCTGCATTACTAAAGCTACTTAAAAAGAGGggtgaagaaaaattgaagcagAAAAAGGTTTCAGCTCCAAATATTTCCGCTAATAGAGAGCCAGAAAATGTACAGAATGAGGATGCTAATGATGCAAAAAGTTCTCCTTTCTCTGAGAGTAGTACGACTCGTAGAGTGGCAAAAATAACCTCAGATGATTCTCATGATGGGCTAGATAATAGGGGGACATGGAATTCTAAACCAGCCAATAGCAGTTTGTGGAAGGCATGGAGTGAGAGAGTTGAGGCAATTAAGGATATAAGGTTTTCCTTGGATGGTGCTGTTACTGGTAGTGATCTTGTTCAGGTACCAGAGACTG GTAATATTACCATGCGTGACTTCTTGCGTACTGAGGGGGATCCAGGAGCAGCAGGTTACACAATCAAAGAAGCAGTGGCACTCACTCGAAGTGTG ATTCCAGGGCAGCGAACCCTTGCATTGCAAATCCTTTTAGCTGTTCTTGACAAAGCACTACACAATATTCAACAAGGTCAAGTTGGATGTACTGCGAGAAACGTTGATAATGTTTACAATTCTGTCGACTGGGAAGCTGTTTGGGCTTATGCACTTGGCCCAGAACCTGAGCTTGTTTTATCACTAAG GGGTTTGCCATTGGATCTGCTGCACTAG
- the LOC107435940 gene encoding transcriptional elongation regulator MINIYO isoform X2, translating to MEEEKKKQSSRRRDPKTSSSSQHEKKKVLGMNSFQISDGSLPQGENKKRIKEQLNHCISRIMVKIPAQLQGMLRHEIEEAQVEIMEKLNPALLKLLKKRGEEKLKQKKVSAPNISANREPENVQNEDANDAKSSPFSESSTTRRVAKITSDDSHDGLDNRGTWNSKPANSSLWKAWSERVEAIKDIRFSLDGAVTGSDLVQVPETGNITMRDFLRTEGDPGAAGYTIKEAVALTRSVGSEPLHCKSF from the exons AtggaggaggagaagaagaaacagaGCAGCAGAAGAAGGGACCCTAAAACCTCTTCTTCATCACAGCATGAGAAGAAAAAGGTTTTGGGGATGAATTCGTTTCAGATAAGCGACGGAAGCCTTcctcaaggagaaaacaagaAAAGGATAAAAGAGCAATTGAACCACTGCATCTCCAGGATAATGGTAAAGATACCTGCCCAGTTGCAGGGAATGTTAAGACATGAGATTGAAGAGGCACAAGTTGAAATAATGGAGAAGTTGAACCCTGCATTACTAAAGCTACTTAAAAAGAGGggtgaagaaaaattgaagcagAAAAAGGTTTCAGCTCCAAATATTTCCGCTAATAGAGAGCCAGAAAATGTACAGAATGAGGATGCTAATGATGCAAAAAGTTCTCCTTTCTCTGAGAGTAGTACGACTCGTAGAGTGGCAAAAATAACCTCAGATGATTCTCATGATGGGCTAGATAATAGGGGGACATGGAATTCTAAACCAGCCAATAGCAGTTTGTGGAAGGCATGGAGTGAGAGAGTTGAGGCAATTAAGGATATAAGGTTTTCCTTGGATGGTGCTGTTACTGGTAGTGATCTTGTTCAGGTACCAGAGACTG GTAATATTACCATGCGTGACTTCTTGCGTACTGAGGGGGATCCAGGAGCAGCAGGTTACACAATCAAAGAAGCAGTGGCACTCACTCGAAGTGTG GGCAGCGAACCCTTGCATTGCAAATCCTTTTAG